The following are encoded together in the Carassius auratus strain Wakin unplaced genomic scaffold, ASM336829v1 scaf_tig00007310, whole genome shotgun sequence genome:
- the LOC113071445 gene encoding uncharacterized protein LOC113071445, translated as MLHISAVALFLFEMGLLRVMFSTASTQTHPGQRVTMWCSHNIHVSGYLYWFKQSDDAVPITIVYMLYTESLRKVEPTYFNNFTKDHLVMDLFNKVTTLTITQVKMSDSGFYFCGTTDYDVKFGNGTRLEVKEKNYTGTSKKDHEQSAVSEECSRDIYFKLTLLFGGIISFTCIVSLILGIIREHRRQKHKKVAECQSQQQDDKENDSVEYAAVYFSNQRPKRAGRHTEDPISVYTDTT; from the exons ATGTTACATATTTCAGCTGTGGCCTTATTTCTCTTTGAGATGG GTCTTCTCAGAGTTATGTTTTCAACAGCAAGTACACAGACTCATCCAGGACAGAGAGTCACTATGTGGTGTTCACACAATATCCATGTTTCTGGATATCTGTACTGGTTTAAACAATCAGACGATGCTGTACCCATTACTATTGTGTACATGTTATACACCGAAAGTCTTCGGAAGGTTGAGCCAACATATTTCAACAATTTCACAAAAGATCACTTGGTCATGGATCTGTTCAACAAAGTCACCACCCTAACAATCACGCAAGTGAAAATGTCTGATTCTGGATTCTACTTTTGTGGAACTACAGATTATGATGTGAAATTCGGCAATGGAACCAGACTTGAAGTAAAAG AGAAAAATTACACAGGAACCTCAAAAAAGG ATCATGAGCAATCAGCCGTGTCTGAGGAGTGTTCTAGAGACATCTATTTCAAACTGACCCTTCTATTTGGTGGAATCATTTCTTTTACATGCATCGTTTCCCTTATTTTGGGGATTATCAGGGAACACAGAAGACAGAAGCACAAAAAAG TTGCTGAATGTCAATCACAACAGCAGGATGACAAG GAAAATGATTCAGTAGAATatgctgctgtttatttctcaAACCAAAGACCCAAAAGAGCAGGACGACATACTGAGGACCCAATTTCTGTGTACACTGATAccacttga
- the LOC113071448 gene encoding uncharacterized protein LOC113071448 has protein sequence MVGLIISVLMICGMGSFTAVKSSQIVNLSAQPGENVTIWCQHTTGTGKNMHWFKQTNSSVPIAIVYMMITYEFKEIHKGYFNDFQQDHILMTLDIKNTSLIILNVDVSDSGLYFCGWDNWVMTFGNGTNLDIKERSVTPLQNETEITNKERRVTPLQNETEITNKDLKRSPISTRDCSENIFYNLTFIFGGIILILIIIPLTTLIIKIQNRNTQEKDAERHVTQHHEEPHSPVYAALQFSKHQKKTRRAARNTEDTDVVYSATR, from the exons ATGGTTGGTTTAATAATTTCAGTGCTGATGATCTGTGGCATGG GCTCGTTTACAGCTGTTAAATCATCTCAGATAGTCAATTTGTCAGCTCAACCAGGAGAGAACGTCACTATTTGGTGTCAGCACACCACAGGAACGGGAAAGAACATGCACTGGTTCAAGCAAACAAACAGTTCTGTACCTATTGCCATTGTATACATGATGATAACCTACGAGTTTAAGGAAATACACAAaggttattttaatgattttcaaCAAGATCATATTCTGATGACTCTGGATATCAAAAACACCTCCCTGATCATTTTGAATGTGGATGTTTCTGATTCTGGTCTGTACTTCTGTGGTTGGGACAACTGGGTGATGACATTTGGTAATGGAACAAATCTAGACATCAAAG AGAGGAGTGTTACACCACTGCAAAATGAAACAGAAATAACAAATAAAG AGAGGAGAGTTACACCACTGCAAAATGAAACAGAAATAACAAATAAAG ATCTCAAGAGGAGCCCGATTTCTACAAGAGACTGTTCTGAAAACATCTTTTATAACCTGACCTTTATTTTTGGGGGTATTATTTTAATACTCATCATCATTCCACTCACCACGCTCATTATTAAGATACAAAACAGAAACACGCAGGAAAAAG ATGCTGAGCGTCATGTAACACAACATCATGAg GAGCCTCATTCACCAGTCTATGCTGCTCTACAGTTCTCAAAACACCAGAAAAAAACCAGAAGAGCAGCCAGAAATACAGAGGATACAGATGTTGTGTATTCTGCTACTAGATAG